The following nucleotide sequence is from Anopheles stephensi strain Indian chromosome 3, UCI_ANSTEP_V1.0, whole genome shotgun sequence.
cgcggatttcggacgatagccTAATGATCAGACCCAGTGATTTTCTTTCTATAGCTCAGAATAAACGTGAAATTGAGAGCTTAATTTTAATGttatttgtaattttattttgtcttgTGATGTATTTGAAATCTGATTGAAAATGTTCCGGAGAGCAGCAGCGATTTTTTCAATCTCCTTCGAATATGGGGAAGACAGGTCAGGTACCTGAGTACACACGTATTTAATATCACTCTTAATGATTCAGCGCGTTTTCTGTCCTGGAAAATACTGTTGAGAGGACCTTCGGGCAGGTGATGGACATGTGATATACAGCTCACTAACATTTCTGCTTGTTCACTACGGGCTGAAGACTAATTTccggtgtgcttgtgtgtacgTGGCGCAAGTAATCAACGAGCTAAAGTAACGAACCAAAACAAGCTTGACTAGGGGGCAGACGGAAAGGCCAACTGAATATGTGAGTGACATTGTTAGCAATCAGAAAGGTAAAACTGGTgacgaagaggaaaaaaagaataatcttaggcaaaccccttttttctggCAGCACCGATACCCAATCTCATCCGAAGCAGTTCCCAGTGAGCACAATTGATGATCCAGTTACCGGTGTATTAACAAATTCAAAGATACGGGAAATAATGGCAAGGAATGGCTTCCAAGGGATGTAGTAACTTTCCTAGTACAACATAAATTGTGAAATGTTCTTACAAAACGTATCTGCATAAAAGCTTTTTATACTCAGTTCAGGAAAGGGTCTGATGGTCAAGACGGTAGTGATAGTTGGCTTTAAAGGGCAGAAACAGGGATCTTAACCTATCCGGATGGTTCCCTCGAACACAGGGCAGCCTATTCTTTTGCGGGGTATCTGAGTTAAGGATGTAAGTAAGATGAGGATGTAGAACCAGAAGGAGAATAAGAATACCTCAGGTTACTAAAGCGAAATTCGTCCTGGAAGATAAATACGCAATCAACGATATCCTCACTCGGTGTCACCAGTAATCTCTTATCAACCAAACGCATTTAAACCCCATGACAAGCTACAGAACCACCTTTATACCATGGCCACATCACGAAACGAAGCATTCAGAACAGAGCCCGGGAAATGGTGCCATACATTAGTCCCATTTTGCTGATCACACTCATCACAGACCAAAACAATGCAACGTCACACAGTGCaattcacacacgcacacaccactcGAATGCTATGGCAACCATTTGATTCCCCCCCTTATGCACACCACTTTTCTGTCGACGAACTACTTTGCTGCACTCTCCAATCTCAGCAACCGACCGTGCACCGCGCCATACGAAAGAAGCAAcacaatcgcacacacacacgtgtaaCTTAGATTTTTCACCTCGCGGGGTACCGAGGCTTTTCTCTTCACGTTTATTCCACTTatccacacactcacaaaaaaacctttgcCACACAAAAGCTGTCTCCCTCCTGTAGCAATAGCGCGCGGCAGCTGTTCCCGCCGGGAAGACGGCAGCGTGTACCCGATGCTTACACCATTCGCTGGATCAGTTCGTTGATCTTGTCCTCGCGGTTGCCAAAGTCACCACCCTCGACGTAGTGGTTGTTCTTCTTGCGCCAGCCACCGGTCGGGGTGTTGAGCTTGAACGGCCACAGGAAGTTGCTCACCTTCTTGAAGGATGCACCGCCGGTGTAGATGTGGTGGACCATATCCTCCACGCACTGCAGGTGGTGTCCACGGAGCTTACGCTCGATCACGAAGTTATCGGTGATCGGAATGCGACTATGTCGGTGCTGCAGAAGAGAAATAAGGTAGGGCAAAACCACACAATTAGGTTAGTTGGAACCGAGGTTGGGCAGGACAGCGGTCATCTAGAAGCACACCCACCTTAACGAAGCCACGCTTGTAGATCAGATGACGAACGGACTTCAGTGTCGGGTAGCCGTAGGTAATGTAGGGCTCGGCAATGCGCAACATGTTCTTGGTGGCCTTGTTCAGCTTGATGAACGTGCCATTGTTGATCTGGCGCAGACGGAACAGCTGCAGCACCTTACGCACCTTCGGGGCCACCTTGTTGATACTGACCGAGGGGGGGACGAGACAATGAAACAGGTTACACATTTCCGGCGTCCGTCGAACGCAACACAAGGCGGCACGATTCACACTTACCCACGGATACGAATGACAAACGCCACCTTCGGCTCGGCCGGGATGTAGATGTTGCCCTTCGCCTTGGCAATGCGCGCCTGCTCGACGACGGCACGCTCCGTCTTCAAGTACTTCTTCTCGTAGTTAAGCGCACGGAGCAGATTCTGCTTACGACGCAGCAGCTTCACGGCACGGATACGGCGACGGTGTAGAATCATGTTGGGCCGCTGGCCCTTCTTGCCCTTGCCGATCTTCAGCCACGATTCCGGCACCACGGGCAACCGCTTCACTCGCTTAGCATCGCCGGCTACCTTCGGTTTCACTTCCTTCTTGGCGGCGGCGGGTTTCACATCGGCCGGCTTTTTAGCGGCCTGCGGGGCACTCTTAGCCTTATCAGCCATCTGTCGGAAAGCAAAAGCGAACCGTTAGCACCGGATTTACACTGTTTTCGAGTGGAATTAGCGGGAGGAAAACAATACACCGTTCCTACCTTCAGCACGTTGTACGTCGAAAAGACCGAAATAACAGGAAGTTGTCATCAGTTGGCAGCAGTGAAATTTGACAGCGGCGAAAATGAGGTTTCGTGGTGAAATGGTGAATTTCGTATCGTGCGGAGAGCGATACGAGCCAAGGTTGATAGATGTCTATGTAAATCTTgacaaatttgaaatttttaattttagaaCCGTTGCAAAAATAGATGGTTTTTTGTattgaagaaaataattcaaaacaacatttttaatGGTATTTATCCAtgtttttaaaatgattttttaagtTAATAAAAATGCATTGTGTTTAAGttgtatttgtttcttttaacgatgaaatattttaattcgTTTTATCCATCAACGGTTTGCAGTGCAAAACTTCAATAGTATAGTTTTTGTActatatttttaacattttatttttttaccatttcctataaaaatcatttattgCTTTACCTTTGCCAGTAAAAATTGTCTTTGCTATTAGGGCAACTATTATACTTCAATTAAATCCTACTTAAAGCTGAAACTACTAACAGAGGTCCAAAATCAATGAATAATTCCTTATACAACCATTTCAAATCGCAAAACACAAAAGAGGAGTACGATAAACGTGtcattttattgtttgttaatACTTCAAATACAACAAATAACTGTAAAGTATTGATTATACACCAGCGTTATAGAAACGCAACGGTCACGTTCTACATTTTCACAATCTCCACACTGCCGCCACGTCGTGGATCGAAAGCGGCCTGTACCGTGTGCTCCTTCGCATCCTGCACAATCCCCGTAGCAGCGGCAAACCCGGCATCGGGAGTTTTCTCCTTTACACGGTGTCCTTTCGCCGTTAGTCCATCCAGTATGGACTGCGGGAATCCTGCCTCGTAATCAACCCACATCGGTGCCAGCTGATGGTGAAGCCGTTTTTCGTTCATAATTGTGTCGAGACTATCGCCAAACACCAGGTGACGATAGATCATAACGGCCGTAGCGCTGGTAATGCGTGATCCGCCCGCTCCCCCAAGAACCATCCGCACCGAACCATTTCGATCGGTGACGATCGAGGGAGTCATGGAGGAGAGTGGAATTTTCCCCGGTGAAATAAAGTTTGCCGGCGATGCTGGCAATCCGTACGTGTTGACAGTGCCCGGTGTAGAAAAGTCGTCCATTTCATCGTTCAGAATGATGCCCGTCGAGGTGGAGCGTATTTTGGCGCCAAGTCTAGAATGGGTGGAGCAAACGGAATGATTAAACCAGTGTCTTCGCGTTGCTTGAGAGACCAATATCGTACAGATAATTGATGGTGCTCGTTGCCGATACTGCGTCGCCGTTTGGTGCCAGCACGCAGATATGGGCCGTGCCCTTGTCCTCCACATCCGCAAACTCGGCACCATAGTACACAAAATCGTTGTGCGTCCGGTCGTCGTCGATCATTTTGCTCCGGAGGTGAGTGGCGAACTGTGGATCGGTCAGGTTGCGAATCGTTTCCACCGCTTCCGGTGTAAACGCAGGATCGCCGATGCGTGTGCGTAAGCCGTACGCAAACTTCATGCTCTCGACGATACGGTGCCATGTAAGGGTATCGTTTGGCTTCATGTCGCTGTACCCATCCAGAATGCGAAGCATGAAGTTCTGCACTGTCCCACTGCCGGGCACAGTGATGGAATGGACCTGTTCACCCGTTTTCAGCGTTACCGAATCGGGGGACTCCCAGCGTGGTCTGAAAGGAGAGGGGATGGCAAGGACTTGCAGATCTAGTGACAAGTTGGATGGAAGCATCCATGAGGTCTTGTACGAATCACCTTACCTGTAGTTCAAGAAGTCCTCTTCGTCAATAATACTGCCAAACGACTGCAGGTCCTGCATCAACATCCTCAGCAGCGTTCCGTTCCGGCTGTACATACTGTCGACCCCTTCCCGTGCCACGATCCGCAAACTTTCCGCCAGCTTTACCCGCTTAATCGTGTCTCCCTCCTGCCAGGTGCGGTTTGTCACCGGATTAATAAACACTTCCCGCATCGAAGGTTCCGCATACAGTTGACTCTCGACACGCTGCAAAATCCTGCTCAGATACGGCGTCACCAGATGTCCCCGTTCGCACAGCTCGATCGTCGGCTGCACAAGTGAGGCCCACTCGAGCCGTCCGTACCGTTGGTGCAGCTCCCAATAACCTTTCAGTTCGCCCGGTACCGCCACAGTGAGTCCTCGCGTGTCCTGGCCACGCTCCTTCGCCACACGAAGCATACTGCGCTCGGAGGCGGCCGGCGCAGTTTCCCGTGCGTTCAGCGTTTCGACCGAACCGTTCCGACGGTCGTAAATCGTTAACAGGAAACCTCCGCCGAGGCCCATACTTTGCGGACACGTAACACCTTCGCAGAAGAGCGTCGCAATGGCTGCGTCAGCGGCTGTCCCATTGAGCCGCAGGATCTGTGCCCCGATGGCGGCACATTCGGCACCGTTTGCAACGACGGCACCGGTccgccggtgctgctgctgagggaTATCTCCTTCCGGCGGTAGCGTTATGTTGCCCTGGGTGGcaagcacaaacacaaccgTCAGGATCGTCAGAATGATCGCCGCGATCACCAGGGTGAGAATGGTTCTACGCTTCATGGTTGTCGATTCTTCGAACGGGTATGTGCTTCAAAATCTTTTTAAGCGAGAAATTTATTAGGAAAATACATCTCTAGCTAGTTGAGAAGTCTACACACGAGGTTAGAACGTTAGAACAGGTTAGCAAGAGTCAGTTGGTTAGTCGTACTTCCAATCCGTAGCACACTCGAAGCTAGACTAAGctgtttgattaattttcgTTAGTTCCGCCCGTCGATCGGGAGAGGCTCCCGAAAGCGTGTTGTAAGTAGGTGTTATGCCGATCAATTTTATGCTGATGATAAGAACTCGCGCATAACCCCCACCATTGACCCTGTGCGTGTCGGTCCGTTCTGATGCCATGGTTCAATGAAGTAAAAAATAGCTTTCTTAGTTAGTAAGCAATCATTAGTGATGACGTGATGAGTGTGTGAAGTGCTTCACCCTTCGCAAACAGCTGGAAGAAAACGATGAGTGATCTTTTAGACGACTTCTCTTAGCAAAATTGAAGCCTAGTTAGCTCTttgattataattttattatacaaaaaaaaatggtaactAAGTATATAAGAAATATCGTTTAATACAAGGCAAGCTATCATCGACAGGAACACAACGGTGTTTCACTTCCGTTATCCCGAAAGGACCCACTCCGTTTGCTACGGTGTTATCCTTCTACTTCCTAGTGGCACACTTATGGGCTCTATAAGCTAATCCTTCAGAATGGCGATACTTCCGGACCGCCGTGGGTCGTACGTGGCCTCAATGTGATTGTCCGCATGGCGTACGATCGCCGTCAGTGCGGCAAACCCACCGTCCGACGCTGCCTCATTGCACACGTGACCACGTGCCTGCAGACCGGCGATCACGACCGGATCGAAACCTTTCTCGTACTCGATCGACATCGGCGCGAGCTGATGATGCATACGGGGCGCTTTAATGATGGTGTCGAGCGTTTCGCCAAACATCATGTGCCGCACGATCAGCTGCATCGTGGCGGTGGTAATACGCGAACCACCCGCACTGCCGGCCACAATCCGCACATCACCCGTCTCGTCCGTGATGATCGTCGGTGTCATCGAGGAGAGGGGTCGCTTGCCGGGCACGATGAAGTTGGCGGGCGATGCCGGCAAACCGTACGAGTTGATCAGTCCGGGCGTAGCGAAATCGTCCATCTCGTCGTTCAGCACGATACCGGTCGAGGTGGAGCGCACCATGGCGCCCAAGCTGTCGAACGATAACCGTGTCAATGCGGATAACTCGTCGCCGGTTGTTCACACCAGGGCTGGATGGTTGTACAACTTACATATTGTTGATCGTGCTCGTGATCGCCACAGCATCACCGTTCGGGGCGAGGACGGACACGTGCGCCGTACCATGGTCCTGTTCGTTGGAAAATTCGGCCCCATAGTGTTCGTAGTCGGAGTTCGTCCGATCGTCCTTGATCGTTTCGTAGATGTACCGGGCGTACGTTTTGCTGGACAGCTTGTCCAGCACGTCCTCAATCCCCGGTACGTACGCCGGATCGCCGACCCGGGTACGCAGGCCGTAACCATGCTTGAAGCTCTCCACTATCCGATGCCACGACAGAGGATCGCCCTGCCGCAGGTCGTCGTAGTTGTCCAGGATGTTAAGCATGTAGTTCAGAATGGCTCCACTGCCCGGCAGTGGAATCGTGTAGACTTGACTAGATTTTCTAATACTGGTTTGTACCGGAACTACCCACCGTGGCCTGGAAAGCATTGATGGGGGAGCGAGGAAGAGATATAACGGTTAGCCGACGAGCTTATCCTGAGCATCAAAGCACGAACTCCACTACGGGACTTACGGGGTTTCCCGCGTAGAGAAGTTCATACTTTGGAGCTGTTTCGACGCTAAAAACCCCAACACATACTCATAGTTGTAAAAATCGTCCTCGGTGATGATGCTTCCGAACAGTTTGAGATCGCGCATCAGCTTCGGCAGCAGCGTTCCGTTGCGGCTGTACAGCGCGTCCGCACCTTCCGTCGCGATCACCTCCAGCGTATCGGCCAGGGTGGGTCGCTTCAGCCGGTCACCCTCCCGCCAGGTTTGCTGCGTAGCCGGATTGATAAACACTTCGCGCAGCGTTGGCTCGTTGCGGATGCGTTCCTCGCGGCCCTTCAATATGCGCTCCAGGTAGCCGGTAACCTGATGCCCTTCCCGACACAGGCGAATCGTCGGCTCGATTAGCTCTTTCCACTCGAGCCGCCCGTACTGCTGGTGCAGCGTCCAGTATCCTTTCAGCTCGCCGGGTACGGCTACGGCCAGCCCGCCCGACACTGAGGACTGATTCACGTACATGTCCTCCGTGGCTGCGGCCGGTGCCACTTCCCGGGCAAC
It contains:
- the LOC118513214 gene encoding 60S ribosomal protein L7, translated to MADKAKSAPQAAKKPADVKPAAAKKEVKPKVAGDAKRVKRLPVVPESWLKIGKGKKGQRPNMILHRRRIRAVKLLRRKQNLLRALNYEKKYLKTERAVVEQARIAKAKGNIYIPAEPKVAFVIRIRGINKVAPKVRKVLQLFRLRQINNGTFIKLNKATKNMLRIAEPYITYGYPTLKSVRHLIYKRGFVKHRHSRIPITDNFVIERKLRGHHLQCVEDMVHHIYTGGASFKKVSNFLWPFKLNTPTGGWRKKNNHYVEGGDFGNREDKINELIQRMV
- the LOC118512225 gene encoding glutathione hydrolase 1 proenzyme-like, producing MILNINKKKLLLLSVLAAVVIVALVVGLTVGLRSRDDGTQTASHARLTGAAVTANGIECASIGEDILLRNGSAVDAAIATLFCEGVTCPQSMGLGGGFLATVYIRETNTAQALVAREVAPAAATEDMYVNQSSVSGGLAVAVPGELKGYWTLHQQYGRLEWKELIEPTIRLCREGHQVTGYLERILKGREERIRNEPTLREVFINPATQQTWREGDRLKRPTLADTLEVIATEGADALYSRNGTLLPKLMRDLKLFGSIITEDDFYNYEPRWVVPVQTSIRKSSQVYTIPLPGSGAILNYMLNILDNYDDLRQGDPLSWHRIVESFKHGYGLRTRVGDPAYVPGIEDVLDKLSSKTYARYIYETIKDDRTNSDYEHYGAEFSNEQDHGTAHVSVLAPNGDAVAITSTINNIAPYRRTILTLVIAAIILTILTVVFVLATQGNITLPPEGDIPQQQHRRTGAVVANGAECAAIGAQILRLNGTAADAAIATLFCEGVTCPQSMGLGGGFLLTIYDRRNGSVETLNARETAPAASERSMLRVAKERGQDTRGLTVAVPGELKGYWELHQRYGRLEWASLVQPTIELCERGHLVTPYLSRILQRVESQLYAEPSMREVFINPVTNRTWQEGDTIKRVKLAESLRIVAREGVDSMYSRNGTLLRMLMQDLQSFGSIIDEEDFLNYRPRWESPDSVTLKTGEQVHSITVPGSGTVQNFMLRILDGYSDMKPNDTLTWHRIVESMKFAYGLRTRIGDPAFTPEAVETIRNLTDPQFATHLRSKMIDDDRTHNDFVYYGAEFADVEDKGTAHICVLAPNGDAVSATSTINYLLGAKIRSTSTGIILNDEMDDFSTPGTVNTYGLPASPANFISPGKIPLSSMTPSIVTDRNGSVRMVLGGAGGSRITSATAVMIYRHLVFGDSLDTIMNEKRLHHQLAPMWVDYEAGFPQSILDGLTAKGHRVKEKTPDAGFAAATGIVQDAKEHTVQAAFDPRRGGSVEIVKM